A section of the Paenibacillus yonginensis genome encodes:
- a CDS encoding sensor histidine kinase, with protein MLLEKLLLNVLIVLSPILVYTAFGDRIKKALSPFSIGLVQGAASSLCLIFSYEALNLYWDLRYVPLVITTVYAGPVAGVINYLFILGTRTYLNGNALHFGYISITLTFLGTLYLSRFTKNRSGRDRLRRVVLISVVPSLIMLIIMLSYTLINDVKSPAHFNPFVAVLFFGALETLGTWLPAMLLEFNNERSSMKEEILRAEKLKTLGGVAASMAHEIRNPLTAVQGFLQLIRANNYDRKTRDYLQIALDELERAESVINDYLSFSKPKLTHFESFCLVELIRNIITMLTPVSSCKGIEFQCRFKGPLYIYTDRGQLQQALTNVIKNAVEASSENSVVQISLSLQGSQVELKIIDSGKGMTKEEIQRIGTLFYTTKEKGTGLGTSVAVRIIEAMKGNILYESEKGKGTVCIISLPLEAEQLANTN; from the coding sequence ATGCTGCTGGAAAAATTATTACTTAACGTTCTTATCGTCTTATCTCCGATTCTTGTCTACACCGCGTTTGGCGACCGGATCAAAAAAGCTTTATCTCCGTTTTCCATCGGGCTGGTGCAAGGCGCCGCCTCCTCACTTTGTCTGATCTTCTCCTACGAGGCGCTTAATCTGTATTGGGATTTGAGATATGTACCGCTTGTGATTACAACTGTTTATGCCGGTCCTGTAGCCGGTGTAATCAACTATCTTTTTATCTTGGGAACCCGGACATACCTGAATGGCAACGCGCTGCACTTCGGTTATATCAGCATTACGTTGACCTTCCTCGGCACTTTATATTTATCCCGGTTCACCAAAAATCGCAGCGGCCGCGACAGGCTCAGGCGGGTCGTCCTGATTTCTGTCGTTCCTTCCCTGATTATGTTGATCATCATGCTCAGCTATACGTTAATTAACGATGTGAAGAGCCCAGCCCATTTTAATCCGTTTGTAGCCGTCTTGTTTTTTGGAGCGCTTGAAACGCTGGGAACCTGGCTCCCCGCCATGCTGCTTGAATTCAATAATGAAAGATCTTCAATGAAAGAAGAAATCCTTCGCGCTGAGAAACTTAAGACGCTGGGCGGAGTGGCCGCCTCGATGGCCCACGAAATCCGGAACCCGTTAACGGCGGTTCAGGGGTTCCTGCAGCTGATTCGGGCCAATAATTACGACCGCAAAACCCGGGATTATCTGCAGATTGCTCTCGATGAGCTGGAACGGGCAGAATCGGTCATAAACGATTATTTAAGTTTTTCGAAGCCTAAGCTGACCCATTTCGAAAGTTTTTGTCTCGTTGAGCTGATCCGTAATATAATTACGATGCTGACCCCGGTTTCGAGCTGCAAGGGCATTGAATTTCAATGCAGGTTCAAAGGCCCCCTGTACATCTATACCGACCGCGGACAATTGCAGCAGGCCCTTACAAACGTCATTAAAAACGCGGTAGAAGCCTCCTCAGAAAATTCCGTTGTGCAAATCAGCTTGTCCCTGCAAGGCAGCCAGGTCGAGCTCAAAATCATCGACAGCGGCAAAGGAATGACCAAAGAAGAAATCCAGCGAATCGGCACCTTGTTTTATACCACCAAAGAAAAAGGCACCGGGCTCGGCACCTCTGTCGCCGTCAGGATCATTGAAGCGATGAAAGGCAATATTTTATACGAAAGTGAAAAAGGGAAAGGAACCGTCTGTATCATCTCTTTGCCGCTGGAGGCAGAGCAGCTTGCAAACACCAACTGA
- a CDS encoding YidH family protein — MKLIPLLLCENGKKINKFRNQSAACPQDWFYISIDVALTAHDMRVIEIIKSYLLEAFGLPEQVEDVKSIQQHLANERTFLAWVRTSIAMIGLGVLTAGLAFQSDSFAHIGHVLGGRVSWCLQAALPPAAKR; from the coding sequence TTGAAGCTGATACCGCTGCTGCTCTGCGAAAATGGGAAAAAAATAAATAAGTTCAGGAACCAGTCGGCGGCTTGTCCGCAGGACTGGTTCTATATTTCAATCGACGTAGCTTTAACAGCGCATGATATGCGGGTAATTGAAATTATCAAATCATACCTGTTGGAGGCGTTTGGGTTGCCTGAACAAGTTGAGGATGTGAAATCAATTCAACAGCATTTGGCTAACGAGCGCACGTTTCTGGCTTGGGTGAGAACAAGCATTGCCATGATTGGATTAGGGGTTCTGACGGCAGGCCTGGCGTTTCAATCGGATTCGTTCGCCCACATCGGTCATGTGCTAGGAGGCCGTGTCAGTTGGTGTTTGCAAGCTGCTCTGCCTCCAGCGGCAAAGAGATGA
- a CDS encoding glycoside hydrolase family 73 protein, producing the protein MATTYRFEAFLELLVPVVQRVRQEGSPIFPSVRLAQSWLETGGVIPDWNNLGGYKVGGGKPTPYWDGTSVSTATREYVNGTETTVSANWRAYSSIYAFYKDQDLLFQSARYERVRLAQTPEEQCQALYLCGYASDPNYAAKLIQILTANHLKTYDNASQNVQDPDAEKLEELNRRLAAMEKKLNMSGKEPVPGWAVSAAEAGLAVKAISSITDKSVPSFIALQMLKNLGLLEADTAAALRKWEKNK; encoded by the coding sequence TTGGCGACCACATATCGTTTCGAGGCATTTCTGGAGCTGCTGGTGCCGGTTGTACAGCGTGTCAGACAGGAAGGAAGCCCGATTTTCCCTTCGGTCAGGCTGGCTCAAAGCTGGCTGGAAACCGGGGGAGTGATTCCGGACTGGAACAATCTGGGCGGCTATAAAGTAGGAGGAGGCAAGCCAACTCCCTATTGGGACGGAACGAGCGTCAGCACGGCTACCCGGGAATATGTGAACGGGACTGAAACGACGGTCAGCGCCAATTGGCGGGCTTATTCCAGCATCTATGCTTTCTATAAAGATCAGGACCTTTTGTTTCAAAGTGCCCGCTATGAAAGGGTTCGGCTGGCGCAAACGCCTGAGGAGCAATGTCAGGCCCTTTATTTATGCGGTTATGCCTCCGACCCCAATTATGCGGCCAAACTGATTCAGATTCTAACAGCCAACCATCTGAAGACCTATGATAATGCTTCGCAGAACGTTCAGGATCCGGATGCCGAAAAGCTGGAGGAACTGAACCGCCGTCTCGCTGCTATGGAGAAAAAGCTGAACATGTCCGGCAAAGAGCCGGTTCCCGGTTGGGCCGTATCTGCGGCGGAGGCGGGGCTGGCGGTAAAGGCGATCAGTTCCATTACCGATAAAAGCGTTCCGAGCTTTATTGCGCTGCAAATGCTTAAAAATTTGGGGCTGCTTGAAGCTGATACCGCTGCTGCTCTGCGAAAATGGGAAAAAAATAAATAA
- a CDS encoding cation diffusion facilitator family transporter, whose product MKLAVGLIFGSQVLIADGVHNAGDVFATAAALVSMVISKRPPDEDHPYGHGKAEVIGAGIIAIVLVLAGFYMGYHSVVALTEPPHKAGVLVLLAAFISLIWKLWLYFYTMKVGKRNNSSGLVATAYDHLADVYASLAAVAGIGLAMIGDHYDIRILTYGDPIAGILVAFLVLKLAIHMGRTSVDVLMEKNIDDTQMEPIVQLVQSVPEVKRIDRIRAREHGHYIIVDVRVGIPGQLTIQEGHDIAKKIKQSIRDANPLVKEVMVHLNPWYENET is encoded by the coding sequence ATGAAGCTGGCCGTTGGCCTTATATTCGGCAGCCAGGTTCTGATTGCGGATGGTGTACATAATGCGGGGGATGTGTTTGCCACGGCAGCAGCTCTTGTCTCCATGGTAATTTCCAAGCGGCCCCCGGACGAAGACCATCCGTATGGACACGGTAAAGCGGAAGTTATCGGAGCAGGCATTATCGCTATTGTCCTGGTGCTGGCCGGCTTTTATATGGGTTATCATTCGGTGGTGGCTTTGACGGAGCCGCCGCATAAAGCCGGTGTGCTGGTGCTGCTGGCCGCCTTTATCTCGCTGATTTGGAAGCTGTGGTTGTATTTCTACACGATGAAAGTTGGCAAACGGAATAACAGCAGCGGGCTGGTCGCCACCGCTTATGATCATCTGGCTGACGTTTATGCTTCTTTGGCGGCAGTAGCCGGGATCGGTCTGGCGATGATCGGCGATCATTATGACATTCGGATTCTGACCTACGGCGATCCGATTGCCGGCATCCTGGTTGCTTTCCTTGTCTTGAAGCTGGCCATTCATATGGGGCGGACATCCGTGGATGTGTTGATGGAGAAAAATATTGACGACACTCAAATGGAACCCATTGTGCAGCTTGTCCAGTCCGTGCCTGAAGTCAAAAGAATCGACCGGATCCGGGCCAGAGAACACGGTCATTACATTATTGTCGATGTCCGGGTCGGCATTCCGGGTCAGCTCACGATCCAGGAAGGTCACGATATCGCCAAAAAAATCAAGCAGTCGATCAGGGACGCCAATCCTTTGGTTAAAGAAGTGATGGTGCATTTGAATCCTTGGTACGAAAATGAGACGTAA
- a CDS encoding undecaprenyldiphospho-muramoylpentapeptide beta-N-acetylglucosaminyltransferase, with protein sequence MKQVVVFTGGGSAGHVTANLVLISKLLQEGWEIHYIGSKNGIERRLVGELEQVRYHAVATGKLRRYWSWQNLTDIFRLILGIFQAYGLLFRIKPGVVFSLGGFVSVPVVIGAGWRNIPALILEPDLHPGLANRISVRYAQTFCTTFEETKIDNKRAAAKMKFIGPVVREDLNKGTRERGLDLCGFTAEQPVLLVMGGSQGAERINRLTRAALPGLLERFQVVHICGKGKMDLSYSYYEGYKQFEFVQQELADILAMSDVIVSRAGSGAIHECLSLHKPMLLIPHSSGGSRMGQIRNAQHFWNKGYAELLLEEKMNVPAFLRSVEKVYNNRSFYEDNMRAIDTGHAAEQILELISKAGSP encoded by the coding sequence ATGAAGCAGGTCGTTGTTTTTACGGGGGGCGGCTCTGCCGGTCATGTTACCGCCAATCTGGTGCTGATATCCAAACTGCTGCAGGAGGGCTGGGAGATTCATTATATCGGTTCAAAAAACGGAATAGAACGCAGGCTTGTCGGCGAGCTGGAGCAGGTCCGCTATCATGCCGTCGCTACAGGCAAGCTCCGCAGGTATTGGTCTTGGCAGAATCTGACCGATATATTCAGATTGATCTTAGGTATTTTTCAAGCTTACGGACTGCTGTTTCGGATTAAGCCGGGGGTTGTTTTTTCACTCGGAGGTTTCGTATCCGTACCGGTCGTGATCGGGGCTGGCTGGCGGAATATCCCCGCACTGATTCTTGAGCCTGATCTGCATCCGGGTTTGGCGAACCGAATTTCCGTCCGATATGCCCAAACGTTTTGTACTACCTTTGAGGAAACGAAGATAGATAACAAACGTGCCGCAGCTAAAATGAAATTTATCGGACCAGTCGTCAGGGAGGACCTGAACAAGGGCACCCGGGAACGCGGACTTGATTTGTGCGGCTTTACCGCTGAACAACCCGTGCTCCTGGTGATGGGGGGCAGCCAGGGGGCGGAGCGGATCAACCGTCTGACAAGGGCCGCGCTTCCGGGATTGCTTGAACGTTTTCAGGTGGTTCATATTTGCGGCAAAGGAAAGATGGACCTGTCCTACAGTTATTACGAAGGTTATAAGCAGTTTGAGTTTGTTCAGCAGGAATTGGCCGATATCCTGGCCATGTCGGATGTTATTGTTTCGCGGGCAGGGTCCGGCGCCATTCATGAATGTCTATCGCTGCACAAGCCGATGCTGCTGATTCCCCACTCCAGCGGCGGTTCGCGTATGGGACAAATTCGAAACGCCCAGCATTTTTGGAACAAAGGATATGCCGAACTGCTTCTGGAAGAGAAAATGAACGTGCCTGCCTTTTTGAGATCCGTTGAAAAGGTCTATAACAATCGGAGTTTCTATGAGGACAACATGCGGGCCATCGATACCGGACATGCGGCCGAACAAATATTGGAGCTTATCAGTAAAGCGGGGAGTCCATAG
- a CDS encoding DUF6199 family natural product biosynthesis protein: protein MIGMAIFYMILGVIILGLGILMIVKPALGWYQQQWKFEEDLSEPSDMYISLRKLLGIIILFVGLIFIAGGIMNCF from the coding sequence ATGATAGGTATGGCTATTTTTTATATGATTCTAGGCGTTATTATTCTCGGGCTCGGAATCTTGATGATTGTTAAACCTGCATTAGGCTGGTACCAGCAGCAGTGGAAGTTCGAGGAAGACCTTTCAGAACCAAGCGATATGTATATTTCGTTAAGGAAACTTTTAGGCATCATCATCCTTTTTGTCGGGCTGATCTTTATAGCCGGGGGCATTATGAACTGCTTTTGA
- a CDS encoding ABC transporter substrate-binding protein, translating to MNKRIQAKFGFNGKTVRKLAGAGLVLALAFSVLSGCSGSKASDNEKKVLRVGMLYGGYDDTYFRQQYTDAYELTHGNVDIEIVPAIDQSIYRYNDGSQQIEQPDVLESMKKIMTGSNPVDVVVADTGTLKQLVQENMLKQLDPLIQEDKFDTSDFVPTVIDGLKDIGEGNLYALAPTFSSSALFYNKNLFQEAGVEPPHDGMTWDEVFDLARRVSKGEGKNRVYGLSFSTYMGSDPYWDIQNYTNSLQLRYFDDKAETMTVDTPQWEKIWSTMSKLYMDKVIPDGNEMMNGMNQGGAVATGPLSQDLFLSGKVAMVVGYNSYVNDVTDANNNASKIKNFKAIDWDVATMPTHPEKPGVGGNAYLSNAFAINSSAPNADTAWDFVKFQNSEEWAKIKSRSSYEMVARKSYIKPKDGLDYNVQAFYALKPVSPTNNSDDKLYAEKPGLSSVTSIGQKYFKEVLDNKKTPAEALKEWQQKGNTMLQAIKNNPKTMFQEDGTPFVPQDNGAAAGVKG from the coding sequence ATGAACAAGCGGATTCAAGCCAAATTCGGCTTTAACGGCAAAACGGTCAGGAAGCTGGCGGGTGCAGGGTTGGTTCTTGCGCTGGCCTTCTCCGTCTTATCCGGCTGCAGTGGTTCCAAAGCTTCGGATAATGAAAAAAAAGTGCTTCGCGTAGGCATGCTGTACGGCGGGTACGACGATACGTATTTCCGGCAGCAGTATACGGATGCTTATGAACTGACGCACGGCAATGTCGATATTGAAATTGTTCCGGCCATCGACCAGAGCATTTACCGTTACAACGACGGTTCACAGCAGATCGAACAGCCCGATGTGCTGGAAAGCATGAAAAAAATCATGACCGGCAGCAATCCCGTTGATGTCGTTGTGGCCGATACGGGCACCCTGAAGCAGCTCGTGCAGGAAAATATGCTTAAGCAGCTTGATCCGCTGATTCAGGAAGACAAATTCGATACATCGGATTTTGTGCCAACTGTTATTGATGGGCTGAAAGATATTGGCGAAGGCAATTTGTATGCCTTGGCTCCGACCTTTAGTTCATCCGCTCTATTCTATAATAAAAATCTGTTCCAAGAAGCTGGGGTAGAACCGCCGCATGACGGCATGACCTGGGACGAAGTGTTTGATCTGGCCCGCCGGGTCAGCAAGGGAGAAGGCAAAAACCGGGTGTATGGATTGTCCTTCAGCACTTATATGGGTTCCGATCCTTATTGGGATATTCAGAACTACACGAATTCGCTGCAGCTTCGTTACTTTGATGACAAAGCCGAAACGATGACCGTGGATACCCCGCAATGGGAGAAGATTTGGAGCACAATGAGCAAGCTGTATATGGATAAGGTAATTCCTGACGGCAATGAGATGATGAATGGAATGAATCAAGGCGGTGCTGTTGCGACGGGTCCTTTGAGTCAAGATTTGTTCCTATCCGGCAAGGTTGCGATGGTGGTTGGCTATAACAGTTATGTGAATGACGTGACCGATGCCAATAACAATGCCTCGAAGATCAAAAATTTTAAAGCTATCGATTGGGACGTGGCTACCATGCCTACACATCCCGAGAAACCGGGCGTTGGGGGCAATGCTTATCTGAGCAATGCCTTTGCGATTAACAGTAGTGCGCCAAACGCCGATACGGCTTGGGATTTCGTGAAATTCCAAAACAGTGAAGAGTGGGCGAAGATCAAATCCCGAAGCTCTTACGAAATGGTAGCGCGCAAATCCTACATTAAACCAAAGGATGGGCTCGATTACAATGTGCAGGCGTTCTATGCCCTGAAGCCGGTTTCCCCGACAAACAATTCGGATGATAAGCTTTATGCCGAGAAGCCGGGTCTGTCCTCCGTCACTTCGATTGGACAAAAGTATTTCAAAGAGGTGCTGGATAACAAAAAGACGCCAGCTGAAGCGTTAAAAGAATGGCAGCAGAAAGGCAACACGATGCTGCAGGCGATCAAAAACAATCCGAAAACGATGTTCCAGGAAGACGGTACACCGTTTGTACCGCAGGATAACGGAGCAGCAGCCGGAGTCAAAGGTTAA
- a CDS encoding ABC transporter ATP-binding protein, whose product MINCEGLVKIFKSEDIEVVALQGLNLTVEQGEMMAIIGNSGSGKSTLLNILGGLDRPSAGQVHVGGWDLLKIKEEQLVEYKRKTVGFVWQNNARNLLPYLSALENVELPMTLGGKVDREYAKQLLEWVGLKDRMRSRLTQLSGGEQQRVAIAIALANRPAMLLADEPTGSVDTATSDQIMSIFRKVNQELGITIVIVTHDLALAGKVDRVVAIRDGLTSTEFLKRNPSLDGNAAGFSSQEGGLQDVHEAFVVVDRAGRLQVPKEYLESVGISGRASMEFDGEKIIITAPKSLEGDSQ is encoded by the coding sequence GTGATTAACTGTGAAGGACTCGTCAAAATTTTTAAATCCGAAGACATTGAGGTTGTAGCGCTGCAAGGGCTGAATTTGACCGTCGAGCAGGGCGAAATGATGGCGATCATCGGCAACAGCGGCAGCGGCAAGTCAACCCTGCTGAACATTCTCGGCGGTCTTGACCGCCCTTCCGCCGGGCAGGTCCATGTAGGCGGCTGGGACCTGCTGAAGATCAAAGAGGAACAGCTTGTGGAATACAAACGAAAGACGGTGGGATTCGTCTGGCAGAACAATGCCCGGAACCTGCTTCCTTACTTGTCGGCACTGGAAAATGTCGAGCTGCCCATGACGCTGGGCGGCAAGGTTGATCGGGAATATGCCAAACAGCTGCTCGAGTGGGTGGGCCTTAAGGACCGCATGCGCAGCAGACTGACCCAGCTGTCCGGCGGCGAACAGCAGCGGGTGGCGATCGCCATTGCGCTGGCGAACCGTCCGGCCATGCTGCTGGCAGACGAACCTACGGGATCGGTCGATACGGCTACGTCTGACCAGATTATGAGTATTTTTCGCAAGGTCAATCAAGAGCTGGGCATTACCATCGTCATTGTCACCCATGATCTGGCGCTGGCGGGGAAAGTGGACCGGGTGGTAGCCATCCGGGACGGCTTGACGAGCACGGAGTTTCTGAAACGGAATCCGAGCCTTGACGGGAATGCGGCTGGTTTCTCCTCGCAAGAGGGAGGACTCCAGGATGTTCACGAAGCTTTTGTAGTGGTTGACCGGGCCGGACGGCTCCAGGTCCCCAAAGAATATCTGGAATCGGTAGGGATCAGCGGACGGGCCAGCATGGAGTTCGACGGGGAGAAAATTATTATTACGGCACCAAAATCATTAGAGGGGGATTCACAATGA